A segment of the Babesia microti strain RI chromosome II, complete genome genome:
TTGTTAATCAGCATATGTAGTGATAAAGGCCCATTGGCCCTATCCACCATGGCATCATAGTACTTCTTAGAACCAATAACCTGCTTAGCTGGCATATAAACATGGTCCAATCGCCTAGGATTGCAAGCAGAAACGTATACAACGCCCAAAGGCGACGAATTCATCCCGTTTTCCAACTCAAAACCGCTTATATTTTGTGTGAGCAATGTTTTAATGCCTTTCAATTGCTCCATTCCGAAGTTATCCAGTCCAGATAATCGCTCGACATTAGTTTTAGGTATACCCATATCGGAGTAAAACATTGTGGGGATTCTATAAAAACTCTCAGTGGATGGGGTACCCGGTTTTGGCATTATCTTATCCTCCATCATGTAAAATCTCTTTGGGGATAGTGGATGAATAGTATCCATTGAACGGAGGCCATAACCGGAGGTACGACCTGGTTTCACGGCCGAAATGTCCGTTTCAGGAATCCCTACAGTGCCAAGATATTCGTCCTGTACAGAGTAAAAGTGTATGTGAATAAAGTGCATAGTGAGGGGCTGAAATAAAGGGATACAAATGGAAGCTCCTCCAGggtaaataaaattgcGCAAAACAATGTTATTCTTCTTCTTATCTGATTGTTTAGCAGTCCTTGCTAACCATCTCGAAATTAACCCCCCGCTCATTAACACAGATGACCTATCATCTGTAGTATCCAAGGAGTCATCATCAACAGTAGAAATTTCAAGCGTTGAACCAAGTTCTTGTTCATATAACCGCATTATATATAGTGAGCTTTGGACCTCTATAACGCAGTAAATCGCAGTGTCGGCGAATGCCGGTACACATTCCAATCGGTCTATTCTTATGTATAAGGACGAGAATGGAGATCTAAGTTAGTTATTTgatgttaaaaattgtggaattaattaaaaattgctaGTGCAAATTATCAGTTAATAACACTGGCGATATTATCAAATGACAATTTGTGACTAtcatttacaatataatttttacactgGGAAtacaaaatcatttgataaatatacaatccCAGATATAACAATCGGATAAATGCATAACTTAAATCCATAAACCAGTCTATTATATCAAACagattaaaaatatataaacttATAGATTAAGTTTAGAGAGTACACCAATACTGCGaagtaaatattaatagaTAAAGGAATAAATGAATGgtcaaattaatatataaacctccgaaattttgcaataatcaattaatataacatttaaaCTGTACCCACCTAAATGGCTGAAAATTCTTATAATTCTGATCCATATCAACCTCTCTAGGATTATTATGTTCcattggtaaatattcaaaagGCTTCAAGTACCAAGGTAGTGTGAATTGGGTGAATCTCTGCTTAATAGGGCTCCTAAACACCCAATTTTCAAGCGAACCATACTCAGCCACCTTGGTCATCGCAAGTATCCaatcctaaataaacaattacttACTTCTGCCACGTGCAGGTCTGGAGTGCCAAACCATAGATCATCGTAGTCAACTCTGCCAGAGCTTATTGGGGAGGTGTCGTCAGTGGTGATCCTATGATATTGTTGCATGGGAAAGGAGACACGCCAGCGGTAGAAAGAAGAACCACTGAACGACTCAGCCATAACAGTGGCTCCGGAAATCTTCCATCTAGAGGAAGCATCGTTCAGTATCGTGTTGAGTGATTTGTCTGAGTTCAAGCTGGCCACTTTGCGATATGCATATATGGTATCACCGCAAAGGACAATAAAACGTTTTGTGAACCGACGCGTGTGCGTACGCCGGCGAAATAGCCACTGTTGGATGGTATATACTGAGTTTGCATCGGGACTTCCCGGTAATGCCGGCATGTCACCGTACCCCATTACCAACAGCTATATATATGTAGTGACGCCATGCGGTTAATCAACTCATCAAATCACATTAATCTAATCTATCCAGCTTTTGTAATTTCCATGtatgtgtatatataaataatctGCATGTTGATTAAACTactttacaattaattattctCATGGAAATTCATAATCCATTATTTAACCATCCGTAACTGTTTCATATAACACTATCAACTGGTGCATAGTGTTCAAAAGTTGTATATtgtgaataataatttgattcATATCAAATTGCAACCAAAAATCACTAGAATTTACATTCTGTCTCCATTAATCAATGTTATCTAACCACTATCTATGTCAATCACTAAATGGCAATTAAATTTCGTTCGaatttcaattttggaGCTTGAACCAATGAATCGATCGTTTAATTAGACAATACAATCACGTACCAACGGAGTGTGGAATCGCTATGGTAACCAtctttgaaaatttatttaatataaagTTGTATTTCTGTCatcattattcaatttaaaaataactaaaattacaattaaagTCGTTAAATTCACTCCGTGACATCTTCAGCACTTTTCATTTGTAAATAGGACTGTTCTGATTGGTGCTGCTCCCTGATCTTCCTAAATGAATTCACAGAATCGAAGGGGAGCTTGGTTAAAGGGTCGATATATTTTGCCATATTTCCGCTTATAGCACATCTGACAATTTGGGGCTCAACATTTGTGTCTTGTTCATATATTGCCGGTATTTTTCCATTGgtaaaaaaatacatttcaAGTGCCCTCTCCACAATCGGTTCCTCGATATCCCCCTTGATAATTGAAACTAAACTGTTCCAACTGATCCAAATGTCGTAGTGTCCCTTGACTCTAGATCAATAATTAACTAACTTTTGTTTGGTGTATTTTGTATAGCGTCTCTTCTCAACTTCGGAAGCCAACAAAGCTTCAAGTGATTCCCTATTCATCTTCTCAACTCTTTTGGCTTCCTCCAGTAATTCTTCTTGTGAAGGCATTTTCCCACCAGAACTTCCATGTTTCACCTTCTTAACGGCACGTTTGGCTTCTCTTATTATCTACATGAACAATATGATACCTTCTCTCTCTCTTGTTGAGCCATAATGGCCTCCGTTTTCCTCATTGTAGTGTCCCTTTTGGACCTATTTGCGATTCCATATTCGATGGATTTGGTACGCTTTATCCTTTTCACTCCACTATGCTCTTTTGTAGCATTTTGAACCTTCCTAGCGCGGACGATGGCAGGGTCAACGTACGATTtagttttaaattttttcttCTTCGTCTCAACATTCtcaacaatttcatcttCCTCATCAGATTCAGAATCATCAAAATCAGAATCAGTCTCGTACTCATAAAAGCTTTCACCTTCGCTACAATTGTAATCCTCATCTTCTTTCTCTTCATCCCAAGTGGAGTGTTCCCAAAATTGTTGATCCTTTTCCAAACTTTCGCCCACAAGTTGTGTGTATCTATATAAGTTTGTGTTATTACTTCTTAGATCTATTTGCCCGTTTAGGAAGCTCCAATGCAATACCAACACTCATTTCATCAAATGAAGATTCATCGCTTGAGTTGTATTCGTCATCTTCATTCTTAGAGTCTTTACTTCCATTTTCACTCCTTTCTTCATTAGAGTCATCTGATTCGACCTCTCTTTTAATCATGTCTATTGCACTTATAGTGGTGTATTCCCCAATATGTATGAGACCGTTGCCCTTGTGTAAGAAATTACATGTGAGCAAAATATCATCCgttataaatgtaaaatattacacattAACATCAACACAATTTAACCCAAGCAAAAACGCTCTACCTGTGTCCAAAAGAGTTGTAGAACTCACTCCTATTTTAAGCTCTACTTTGAAAGGAAAACATTTGGTGGCTCTCGCTAGTACGTTGTGTAACAATTATAAGTCATTTATCGCACACAAAGATGCAGACATTGTTTCTAGATTTTGGTTTATAATCATAGCTAGATTGATTGATCTGATCAATACATCAGTTGAAGATTGTACTGTGTATTTGTGGAAGCAAAGGATTCCACACAATGGATCGATTTATTCAAACACTAgtaaacaaattaaccTTGCTGAGGTTACAAAATTACTGAAATACTTTTCAATTATCCGTCTTATGGATCAAGAATCCCCTGTATCACGATTACTAAACAATGCACAATGGATAacacatttattaaattcaaaattgcaaaataaaaTGATCCCAAATATTGCACCTGTGAACCCTGTTGGCAACACTCCATTTTTTAACAGAATCTTTACACCAATATTATCTGAAACATCAAATGCACCAAACGATGAAACTATTAATTCATGCAATTTCACTAATGCGCCAAGTCACCTTGTCAAGTATGAATGGATTTTAGACcaatcattcaatttttgcatgCCAATTGGGTATTCTGATCATATTACATCAGTTTCAGACTTTATCACGGCCCTAAAAGCCACTCTAATTACTAACATTAACGATTATATCCGATCAAACTGTgatacaaattgttatgCAAAGCTATCAATGTATATAGCAATGTTATCACCAAGTAAACCAATTTCTCCACCTTACTTTAACgaaattattttgaaaaatttggatcaaatgaaaaatcaaatatctGAACATATAtgtacaaatattaattcACTTAAACCTCAGCTATTTGCATTTATAGCTAATGCATCTGGTATAGGGGGAAATCTAACAGTATTGGTAAGTACAAGCCTATCTAGGATTGTTTAGAAAAGTATCTAATTGGTGAGGACGGATTGCCTACAGGTTTGGCAATGTCATTACATCCGGACCATTTGGAAAACATTTGTTACGCATTCTCAAGGCGAAGGGTTATTAAAAGGGGCGTGTTCGAATCATTAGCCATTATTGTACGACATAGGCAAATTTAGGTtcaatacaaatttgaCGATTTTAACCCGATAGTAACGTTAAATCTACTGTTTAGCTTCTCTCGTGTTAATAATGTGGATATGGTTGCTAAGTATCTAATTAATAagataaatacatatacCCATGAGCAATTACTTAGAGTTTCTGAAAAAGTCCTGGCCAATGCAATGCAAGCGCTTGCTAGTTTTTACAACCACCCTGAGCcatatgtaaaattggCCCAAGTAATTACAGCCAAAAGGACTAAATCCACCGGTTTTAATAATGACAAAGTCATATATAGCAGTGTGATTAAACGATTATTGGAAAGGGtaacaattatatctaaCCTAGGGCGTAATGAATGAACCATTGGGTGATTGTATACTATACAATGTATGGCAATAATGATCATTTAGCAACTAATAAAACTAGTCAATACATAATTAAGAATTATGCGGCTATACATCATCAAAACAGTCCATATCCTGGTCCCAGACATTTGCCTTGTCTCCTGCTGTTGGCGAGGTACAAACATTTTCACATGATTTGATTGGTAGCACTGAAGATTCTGGAACGTGAGTGGGAGAATCCTTTTTTGGCGTAAACTCCTCCCAAGGTTCATCAAAATCATCCCAGGTATCAAATTTCTGACTTGATTTGACGTTATCCGTGTGTTCAGCATTGTAActacaattgttaaattcGAAAGCCTTGGATTCAATTAGTGTGGATGGTAGATCTAAATGCACTATGTCTAGGGCGTTTATGTATACAATTTCGATTTTATTCGGAAGCGGTGGCTCAATTCTATCCCTAGACATGTTgatcatttttttcaattcTGAACAGGTGGCCCTTAGTTCTTCATTCATTCTGCATTAGATACgttattatattgtaaataaacACTGATATATACcaatacaaaaaatacattgcAAAATcttatattaatatatatgaatGTACAAGAATACACGGATAAATACAGAGACGCGTGGGTTTCTGTTGTGAAAAAAAtgtgaatatatattatggcTAGAAACGgaatattatacaaaattctccattttcaatataattagaGCTTACGTAGCAATCTCATTGTACTTTTCTCGCTCCGCTTCCATTTGTGATTTCATCGTTTCAACCTGTGCTGCCAATGAAGTTAATCTTTTATCCATAAGCAATTCCGCTTCGGAGTTTAGTAGTGCTCTCCCGTTATCCTTCTGCGaactatttaatatttctatggcaaatttttctGCCACCTTAATAGCCCTGGCTTCCCTTTCAAgcaataattgataaaatttatcatcactAGCATCATATAggttattatatttttgttggCCATCAGAAGACATCCTAAGGATGGGTGAGGATCTCAATTTTGTCGCGGAACGGCTGAGGATACTACTAGACATTTCCGACAAATCCCCCAGCATATCTTTTATGTTACCAGTAAAATCGCCAAATTTGTCGATTTTATTTGGTCTAGCAGTATCTAATCGCTGTAAATCATCGCTGTTTGTGGAAGATATTGATTTGATCGCCGAGTGATCAGTCTCCATGTTGAATCGGGTCGACATTTTTTGTAAGTTCGCTAATTTATTTTGCATATCCATAACACTGGCCTTGGCAAATGCCAACTCACTTTCCAAACTCTTATCTCTCATAGTGTCCTTTTTGTACAGTTTGATTGCCAATCCAGAGATTATCTCCGATTTTGATTCCACCAATTCTACATACAAATCAACTTACCCTTATAATACACCAATTCCTTAGTCAATTGTGAGATATTTGCGCGATTTATTGTATCCTTAGCTCGTAATTCATCACACTCTGCCTCAAGCTCCACAACcttttttttgaaattaaataaacGCTGTTCCAGATCCTGTTTTAGATTGATAGATTGCGATAGTTGAGAGATAGTGTCATTGTctatttcaatttgtttAGTAAGTTGCTCCAGTGCTTCCTCATTCTGGCGCAAGATGTCGGATAGCTTAGATACTGTGGCCACGCCGTATTTGCGAAGTAGACGTAAGCAAACACCTGAATCCCTGTTTTGTGATTTTAATGCCTTAAAAGATTGGGCATCATCGGCAAGAATTACATCTACTAGGCcctttaaaaaattcatccTGACCCCAGCTACCCCTTCGGTACAAAGCTACACAACAAAGCTGTGACGCAATGTATGACTGCTCcacaaattgtcaatttttgacATCTAATCTATAATCTTATaactaatatttaaaattcatctattttcaattattttttccatATAATTTGTCACAAATTCTCTGTTGCACATTTGTCTTTGAGTTTAGTATCCATTTTTATTCTTAAATATCCtatcattaatatttgGTTGCAACTTCTACatttaatcatttattttacTATATCACATATAGTAACAATCttagtaatattttattcttctatttatacattttccACCATCCCTATAATAGTATTTAAAGATTGGTGTATTATGTGTCTTAGTTTACAATAATCTCCACAAATGAATGGGTTTGCAAGTTTTAACACATATTCTTCGATTGCCCATTTACCAACTGTATATCTAATCGTTATTCCATTCTTGATATACAAAGGACCGGATTCCATGGAATCACGATTCGactagtaataataatggGAATCGCATAATTTTAGTgatgtttaataattctaaaaatcaaatgtaCTGTTTTTACAATATGAAAGCTGCTCAGCGACGAATTCTCTAATCTTAGGGGCAAAATGACATCTCAACGCCGCAATATGCCAGTGACAAGTCTCGAATTTGCCTGTACTAAATAACATCAAGCTTACCCGGAAATCACCATTCCCTGTTCATCAAATAAGTCCTTTAACATGGGAAACTTTTTAACCAGATTAAATACCATAGTCAGCAAGATTTTAGCATTGGTCGTGTCGCATAACATAGTAAAGCATAATAGTTTAGATACCAACTGAGCTATGCGCTGTATGTCGCAAGATGGGTTGATAAAGTATCCCAAATGGTCCATAACCACACATAGTGTTTTTATCAGTTTGTCTTTGCATCCATTTGATTCAATAGAAATTTCAGTGGTAAAcgatttatcattatttttgcCCGAAGGCATATCTGTCagattaattttatctattaaACTGTCAAAGATCCAAGAAATATCCGCCTGAATGTTGCGTAAACTTACTTTCATGAGCGAAGATTGCgaatatttcataattttcatTGCACAATCCAATGAAGTTAAAGTTACAAGTGGGCAAACTTGTCTGTCCTGgtaacatataatttgatttaaaatatccttttgtatatccaaatttaaaaattggataaaaacACACAAACCATTGAGGCAAGTAATCAATAATTCACAAGATTTCACTCGAGGGTTTTTTAAAATCTTAAAGTAAAGCGCCAGTACTTGCTCTAAAATAACCTTTTTATATTTGGCTACCACATCTGGGGTTTCATTTACCGCTGCATATCTCAGTTTCTCTCTTATATCCTTGGATACTTTATGGAATTGAAACTGGAAATATGCGTTAGCCGAAAACTATATGAAGTTAGTATTACCTCCCTGTCCcttatatttgttaaagGGATTAGCGATATCAATTGAGGgttaaatgaatatttatgtaacccattaatcaattttatcaccCTAGCACAATCACTCATTGATCCAAGTTGAAATATGCTCTTAACAACTTCCAAATTATCACCAATAGCCCTAGTTACTTCATCGGATTGCTGTTTATAAGTACTTTGGCTACAACAAGTTAAACATAAAGATAAAATGGTGTCATTTGGTGTTCTAAAGTCAGAAGCTACGAGTTTTGCTACTAGTAATCCCACTAGTACAGGGTTGCTAGTCAATTTGCTTGCCAAAATCTTGCTAAACTCGTCCAATGCCTTCTTAGCTCTAAGGGATTCCTCATCAGCACCGCTGGTTGACAGGCAGGAAAGTAGTATACCAATGGATTTAATGGCCAGATTGGCTGCTATAGATTTGGTTTGGTCACTACCTCCACCCCTTTTACGTGCGATGTGGAAGAGTGGTTCAATGTAATTGTCACATTTATCCGGCTCATTTATGGCCTTATTGGACAATCCAGCTATAGCACATCTGTAGGAACTAATATCAATGAGTGATCCTACATCCAATGTCTCAATTTGTCCTACTTTCTGCTGTGAGCCTTGTTTTCCGGGCCTACGCTTACTTTGTTTCTTTAGTGCTATTTTGGATACTACATTTATATTGAGTGAATTCAATTTACGCCTGCTCCtgcatttatttttatcgcCTTTCCTAATTCTGgatttgtattttttagCAGGTCTCATACACTCAGCACTACAAGTCACACAACATGCATGGCAACCATATCCATATAACAAGTGCATATGTTCTcttaaatatgaataaCTAAGTATGTAAACtttttatatagataaaaGGTGTCTTACTAACCACTAGAGTGTCCAATTACGCAACTACGGAAGTTATAATGGGTGGAAATGTCCCAGCGaaactattaaaaatataaattaaatgccatttaatttaatatcttGATTGTTAGATAATGTCAGATTCGTGGCGCAAATATTCTCCTATATCTGCTTGGTGAAAAACAGCAATGTCCTCGGGATTGGACTTTTCCAAACTTTCAGAGCTCTTGCTAGTAACCCCAAACCCGATCGGCaagttatttatttcaGTAAATATAACAACTCCACTATTAGCTGGCATGGAGCTAGAACATCTACCAATATGCCTCTTCAACACGTGGTTACCATAGAGAAATGATTGGTCGCCAGATTTTAACCATACTTTGTTGGTAGAATAGTGGGCTAGCAGCTGGATGGCTGTTATTGTGAGTTTAAACTGCCTACTCTTGGTAAATTTGCCGATGCAAACTCCAGCACtcacctaaataaatagtcTGTCTACTAGATTCTTATTTCCAATTGTCGATAGATGTTTTAGAATAACTTTACTAAGTCACAGGGTGCCTACTTTACGTAGTAAACGCGTTCCTTGTGTAATCGCAAAAAGTGTTCTCCCTCCATGAGCCGAGGCAAGTTACCACCCACACTGTATTAGCGAAAATTTACTATTTGGCCAGTTTTTCAAACACTAAATGCGTCTCCTCATCGTTCAGTGGCCGCATAACAAGACTACACCTACCCCAGTATTAGAGTAACAGGCCAATTGCAATCACGACGCCCATTATTGAACTGGAAAGTCGCCTGATATGTGCAACTGGTCTAAAAAACtactaaatttatctaaaaatCAAAAGACAATACAATTCGCTCAAATAGCGCATCCAATGGTAACCGCTAAAACAGCCACTGGCAGGCCTATATTCGCCAAACCATGCGTATCcgcatatataaataaactaatGTAGTTTTAAATCAGTCAATTCCATTAGTAATTACAGTCCTAAGCAGTTAAGTCGATAAATGGTAGTAATAGTGTAACACAGAGGgtttcaaatatatactgaAGTGAATTAGCGGAAATGTTGGCAAATAGAATCACTGTTTGACTATTTGACCGTCTACTATTAAAGATTGTGCCCTATTTGTCTTGTTCCCGTGTCTACTCAACAGACGGGGTCTCTGCGCAGCGATTTCTGAATTAACCAATACCTACCCTTAGCAATGTAATTCCTCAGCGACTGCCTGATGAATCCCAGACTTGCTGAACTTGCCTTCCACCTAAATAATGTATCTACAGACCTCTTGGGTGGCTGGAGCTGTATGTCCACCTGCGGTACCGTACCTTCCTCGAAAAAGTGATCGGCCTCCCTCCCATGAATCAAAGTGATATTCGTAGGCAGGAAGAAGGCTAGAACAAATAAGTAAAGGGGCACGAATAGAATTTTTAGGCGTCCGATGGTGAAAAGGACCGATGCGACATCGATTAAGGTATGCACACAGGTGCGTGATGTCGCGCCGTAAGTGCGCTGAGTCATTACACCTCAACTACACAGAGCTGAACAAAGAGGTTTCCGTAACAAATAGTAGACAGCCAGAACAGGTAGAGGACGAACCCAATATGGATAAAGCTGTAGGAGGCGTGCGCCCACAATTACCGATGGACCCCGGCCACAAAGACGATACAATCTCGTCGTGCAATCCTAATGACCCGTGCGAAAGTCGTTACAAAAATAACGCGCTGCCAGGAACGAGAAACCTCTCCGACTGTAAAATTAACACTGCAATACCAATAGGCCAACAGGTGAGCAGGCAATCAATATGGGGAAGCCAGTGGCCTAACCATACCATATCCATAAATGTGCGTTGCCTATGCActaaaaaaaattgtatacgTATACCATGCCACTTTTCAATGTCAATTAATGTAGAATGATAATATGACTAGTTATGTCTATTCTAGCGCTGACAGCCTCTACTGCAAGGACCTCATAGGTTTGGCGCAACTAAACCACTTGCCATCACTGCAAGAAACACAACTCAAAAACACTTCTACTGATTCCATCAGCACTGTAGACTCTCAGCTGGCTGTTCCGGCTGTACTGGGGCCTAAGAGAAAGAATCGTCAAAATGTCCAGAACAACGCGCCACCAGCGACTGCCACCAATACAAAAACCTCGTATGCCAACGGGTCAGCCAGCCCAGCGTCTGTGCCCGGGAATAGCCGCGTTAACTGTAACTCCTCAGGCGGATATCCTGGTGTGAGCTGGAACCGCAGGATGGGCGCATGGCTGAGCTTTTACTATGATAACTATTGTCGCCGCAGCCGTACATTCCATCCCAAACACTTCAACATGGACGTGGAGGCGGCTAGGCTTGCTGCGGTAAGCTTTATCAAAACCGTTGAGGGAAACCCCAGGTCCAAAAGAATCAGACGTGCCGAGAAAGGCATCAGGCCAAAGTCCACCGCCCTGGTCTCCAAGTCGCAATATATTAGTGCTGATTTGGCACATGCATCTACTCCTAAAAGCCCTAATTGTCGGTCCATGGCCGGGGTAGATTTGGCAGCCGTAGCTCCCACCGCAACCGCAGCTAGGGGATGGAGCCCCTACTATGTAGTTCCTAATGAAGACTACTACGCGGGCGAAAACTATTGGAAATCAATTGCAATGTTGGATACTTACTCACTTCCCGAACAGCTTTGCGGATATACCCCCAATAGTCCTATGATGGGCTTTGTGCTTCCTTCCACAGGGTACATGAATTACGACAACAGCTACTACGCCCACCATCCTCTTCCTCATTCATGCCCAAAAGCTCAAAATTTAAGTGCGGCTGCCAGCCCAAGTAAGGACTATGACTATGGTACACAACCTCAGTATGTGCCACATGTGGAAGCTGTGCCTGCGAATAATGTATACACCAGTGATCAGCACCCCGACCTGAATAGTCTTTTTTACTTGAATCCAGTTAAATGCAGTCAGCCGGCTGCGAATTCTGCCGGCTTTTACATTGATCAGTAGTTCAATCGCTTCAAGCCTATTCAAACACGCGTTTGTGATACTGCCGAATCTAGTTTTGAATTTTCGCCAAGATTAAAGCTAAAGGGGCTTAAATCTAATGCGCTGAATCCGTGCATCACATCAGTAACTTTTTGATTATACCACATCTATATGTGGTTTTGTGCTATTTGCTAATTTTAGTTATAGTTTTATAGCGTATTGTCCATACTAATCCAAATTACATACTTTTGCGGACGCGAATTAGATTAACAGACGTACTTCACTTGTATTCGACGATCAAATTGTGCCTGAACATTATGATGCACGTTATTCTGGCTCGTAATTTTGCTCTTTTGCATTTCTCTCTAGAATT
Coding sequences within it:
- a CDS encoding transcription factor with AP2 domain(s) (ApiAP2) (overlaps_old_locusTagID:BBM_II02450;~overlaps_old_locusTagID:BBM_II02455); translated protein: MDKAVGGVRPQLPMDPGHKDDTISSCNPNDPCESRYKNNALPGTRNLSDCKINTAIPIGQQNDNMTSYVYSSADSLYCKDLIGLAQLNHLPSLQETQLKNTSTDSISTVDSQLAVPAVLGPKRKNRQNVQNNAPPATATNTKTSYANGSASPASVPGNSRVNCNSSGGYPGVSWNRRMGAWLSFYYDNYCRRSRTFHPKHFNMDVEAARLAAVSFIKTVEGNPRSKRIRRAEKGIRPKSTALVSKSQYISADLAHASTPKSPNCRSMAGVDLAAVAPTATAARGWSPYYVVPNEDYYAGENYWKSIAMLDTYSLPEQLCGYTPNSPMMGFVLPSTGYMNYDNSYYAHHPLPHSCPKAQNLSAAASPSKDYDYGTQPQYVPHVEAVPANNVYTSDQHPDLNSLFYLNPVKCSQPAANSAGFYIDQ